Sequence from the Argentina anserina chromosome 7, drPotAnse1.1, whole genome shotgun sequence genome:
CCACTACATTGCAGGCCAATATAAAAACGCAAAACAGGCAAAAATAGATTGTATTGAAAAGTGACGGTACTTTTCAGCCCAGAACCagcaaaataaaatataatagcACGCCGATAACTTCATAAGACACTCTAATGACTAGTCGTCTAGACTAAGAACAGAGGGAACAACTGTAGTCTAGATCCTTGTAGCCTTTCTCCTGAATGACATTTTTTCACCAatcttataatcaattggTAAATGGTCACCATTTTCGAATGAGTGGCAAAAAAGAAAGCTACCATGCATTATAAATGGCCAAAGTTGGTTGGGAATGCTCATTAACATCCACCAGACTTCACCAAGAAAGATTCATAAGAGAACTTCACCAAAAAAGATTCATAAGAGAACTTCTCCCACCATAGAAACTTCAAGGTAACAACCAACTAGAGcttccaaaagaaaaacaaacaactAACTACAGCTTTTCTTCACATCAAAATAAAGAGGACCATGCAAAACCCCTGTTGCAGACCATGTAAATGATAATTTACTACATACTTACACTCCAAAATATGAGTACCTTTGTAGGCCAAATTATTACAGCTGGAGTGATAAACAACCAACTATCCAAAgagatataattttttttttaaacgccTTCATTGGTACCCCTGATTTCATATTTGTTGGAATAACGCAAGATCtttaaaaggaaaataataGGAATATTCTTTTACAAAGCACAAGCTTTAGTATCAAAGTTTTAAACTGAATACCTTCATTATGGTCTTTGAAACCATGTATCAGGCATGCACAAACCCATGGTCTTCCAGCTCGGGATGCTTTTGCACCACCTTTTAGTTCACCATTGTGTTGTTTCAATCTgcaaaaatattttcaaaatatatcATAAACAGACACACAGAACAACTAAAAGTGGTTGCCAGAATTCACGCAGTTCTTTGAAGGAAATGCATATCAAAACAGCATGAGAGTATGTACTCTTCAAAACAGTCTAAATAAAAGTGCCCTTAGTGATTGCCAGATATATATCATAAACAGACAGCACAAACAACTAAATATGATTGCCAGAAAAATGAAAACGCCGATCAAAACTGCATAAGAGTATGTACTCTTACATAAAGTGTGCACCTTAACTCCTTAAGTAATCATAAACACATGTCAGCACAAAGTGGATGCTATGATATATCAGACAACAATTACAAAGCCAAATCTACCTAACATGGTTACAAATGTCAAGATCAATATCATAACCACGTATCTGCTCCCACCGCAACAAATTAGTGCTGGTAACCACCCCATTTACTTGGTGCATGCATTGATTTATCAGCAATGACGATTGTTTTATCAAACCGGAAACCAACTAGATTCATTTCGGAAATGAAGATGGATTATTACCTCATTCTTCTCATTAGCTCAGAGAATCAAAAGTGGGGAAAAGAAATATCACTGAGCACCAACCCAATTCAAAGAGCGAAAAAGAAAGACAAATTGCTAAACATGGCCCATTCATACACCAAAGAACACAAAATGTAGCACACCCAGGTAATAATCTCTCGTCTATCTATCAAGTAAAATGATAACTTTGAAAGACCCAGATACCAATTTGTAATGAAACTATGAAAGAGATAAATTTGAAAGACCCAGATAGAGTTTTGGTTTTAAACTCATCAGACACCCAATGAAAAGAACAAAACTGTTACCGGCGAGAGAAATCGGTAGTGACACCAACGTAGGTTTTGATGGGGGCATTGGTGGAAAGGATGAGATAAACAGACCAGGATCCTGGTTTCAATTTTGAGGGAGAACTGGACGTTGTTGTTGGTTCTGATTTAATGTTGGGTTGTGATGTTGAACATGATGATAGTTTCGAGTTCGAGGAGGGCCGAGGTTTCGGGAACTTCACGGATGGGAATGTCGTGGAAAGCCGCGTCATCATTTTCTTCCTGATCGGATTTGTCTGCAAGTTTTCGACTTTTTaagatttatttatatatatataggaaggTGTGAAATAACCGTTGGGGTtttctggttttgaattgACCACCTAAACATGAGAGCTCCAACCCTTTTCTCGTTAATCATAGAGCTGATagcaaggactaaaatatcgatGATAGCGGAAATATCGACATTCTGAAAATTGGATATTTCGATAGAAATATCGGAAATATCGGAAATATAGTTTAAATAGCTTTTAGATAaggatatatataaataaatgtatCCTATAACCATTTGTCTACATAGTGGGAATGGTTGAGGTGTTTGACTCCCTTACAAGGGATCAAACGTTCAATTGCTTCAGACTACAATTGGGCCTATTTTTACTTCCAAATTCTAAGCTCACATGGGACACGTGGCAGTTAAAGACAAGAATATCGCGAGAAATTGGAGAAATTTCCAGTATTTCGGGATAGTTTCGGAAATATCGCGATATTTCTAAAATATCCCCCGAAATTATAATGGCAAGGAGGATTTATATCGAACCGTAAGAAAAACGATATTTTCGGCGATATTTCGTGGAAAATATCGATTTTTCAATCCTTGGCTGATAGTATTTGGTCTAGTGGGCTATTCTCAGAGAGCTTGATCATATTTGGTGGACATAGATCACCTATTTTGTAAATATGAAGTTTGTGAGTTTGAATCACGGAATATTATCACTAACGTAGAAACATATTGCCATGAGGTCGCATTCATTCGTCCTTCTTATACATAGTTTTCTTAATAATCAGATCAGATCGATGATCGTATTTGGTTTAGCGACATAAATCAATTTCTTTTTGCAAGTATCAAGTTTGTGAGTTTGAATCTCGGAATATAATCGGTACCGTAGAAAGATATAACCATGTTTGATTGACCGAGATCGCATTCGTCCCTCTTATACACAGTTTCTAtaatcaattggaatagaattCTATACTTAACATAGCAATTTTTACAACATTCATTATCAATGCTGGAATTGTAACTTTTGACCTTTCTAATCATGTTGCATATTTTCACTATTGTTGCCCTTTGACTTGACGCGTTCCCAACATTCTGTATTGCGTGATCTTTTGTACCCTTTCTATAAACCGTGGAAGATGTTATATACTAGCCAAATATGTTACAATTTTAGTATCTAAATTATCTATCAAGAAATGTTTTTCACGAATTGAACTTTAATTTCCCCGAGTGAGAACTGATGTAAGAGCTTATCTTGTCCCAAAGTGAGAACTTAGATCCAAAGAAGCGCACCTTCACTGACTTCTTTGATCCGTCTCTAATGAACTCCAGGTCTCTGGCAATGTTAATCTGCGTACTTTCTTGGGTATCAAGCAAAGGTAATGCAACTGAACCCTGCGACTCTAAGTTTTTGATCCACCCGCGTAATAAGTAATTGACAACCTGTATAAATGATTATTAGTCTTCGAAGAAAACAGAACAGTCAAGAAACTGAGGGCAATGTAAATTAATAGTTTATGAGAAGTCCAAAACCAACAACAAATATGGTAGCTTAACATGTAGTTGGTCCAATTCCTAGCAGCTTAATCCTCCGAGATCCATGTTTGTCAAACATGATATCAGAGACGTGATTGCTTAGGGATGGACATAATGACATATAACAGACCATTGGTTATGGTTACAATTCTTGCATTACAAACTATTGAATGGGAGACTGAAATATTTGCTAATTACCAAAGGGATTGTATTACCTCTGGAACTTCATCGTGAGGGCAGTGACCAGCTGGACTGATCTCATAAAATGGAGCTTCAGGCACCTGCTTCTTCACCTGAAAACCCCAAATAGGTTGTACCCATGGATCTTCTTTCCCATACATCAGACAAACTGGTATGTTGTTCGTTTGACATCTACACATTTAAATGCCCCGAAACCTTTATAAACATGGACGGAAAAAAGTAAAAGCAGATTAAAAAAATGTCTTCAACTGTTAAAAGCTTTGTATTGCCTACCTGGATAAAGCCTCCTTAAATGATAATTCTGCCTGAGGAGCAAACATAATTGAAGCAAACGATGCAGCAGCAGCTGGATGTTCAGCTGTCTCAACTATGCGGATAAATACTTTGTCAACATCAGTTGAATGATCTGCATAAACTTGTTCGAGTATCTGTGCGATACTCCTAGGATCACTTATCTTTTGCCATCTGAAATCAAACAAGCTCAAAATCTTTTAGTTCAAGTCTCAACTATAGTTCCTTTAAAGTTATAGTCCGCACAAATAATGATCTCAGAGTTCAGTTCTCAGATTAAATCAGATGCCACTTACCACATAAAGAAGCCTCTCACAAATTAGTTCAGTTTCAATTAGTTTTCCTACTTGTTAAATTCAGGAATCAATACTATAATTTACTCAAAATTATTTATGCAGGCTATAAGAAACTTACACAAATTCTACGAGCTTTATCACATTGGCAGGTAGGGGAAATGTTCCTGCCCATGGAAACATTTTTGCTAGCCTTGGAGATCTTATGGGATTAGGTACAAATCCCCAGAAAGGAGTTGCATTAAGCAATGTAACACCTTTCACTAAATGAGGATTACATGCAGCAAAATATAAAGCAACGAACCCTCCCAGTGAGTTTCCAGCAAGATAGACAGGTTCACCGATTACCTgtgtaaaaaatcaaatgagATTATGTGATCACTGTAAGCGGCCAACAATGTTGTAGAGTGAAAATATCAACATTTAACATTATCGAAGCTCAACAGTATCCCAAATATCTTCATCCTATAGTGTACAGAAACTCAAGGCATATCAATATCAGTAACCTCataaacatacatatgactGAACCGAAACGATTCAATATATAGGGATAACAGTACAAGAAGCAAACTAAGGGACAGTAAGACCTTAGGAGGATGACATTTCTTAATAAAAATGGTGTCACTAGAATGATCATTGAACACAAAATGAACAGCCATTTAATTACATATTGTCACAATAATCATACATCTTCATGTGCACTGAATCGGAAACTATTACAATGCATGGCGAGAAAGAGGAAACTATAGTTTCATGTGTAAAAGAAGGTAGACGCAGCATGAGCTATAGCGTCAGCATCTACTAAAAGTAATAAAATATCATATACAAGTATACAACCTCATTTTGTGCAAGTCCCCATCAGATAATGGAACAAGCAAAAACTCTAGAGCTATCACATACCTCTTCTATGAAATAACGAACTTGATCCTGCCATAAATCAATGGAGTAAACAAGCTCACTTGCCCATGGTTCTGATTCATCTCCAAAGCCCCAAGCATGAGTGTTCCTGTCCGACATGCCTTCTTCCATGGCACGAGGGGCAGGATCTTCCAATGGCAAGGACCTGCCTTGCCCCAGGAAATCAATTGCCCACACTCTAAAATCTCGTCCCAAATCCTTCATTTGCTTCTCATAGTGAAATGAACCAACCCCAAACCCAGGAAGAAACAACACTGGTGGGGATCCCACATTTTCAGATCCTGCTTTCTCATAATGCACATTGAATTTGGGCTTCCATTCCCAAAAGCAACTACTTATAGGGGCACTTACTTCGCCATTGGATTCATTTGGTACACCAGGAATCAAAACTTTAGTTACTGATTTCCCGGTTCCTGAAATATTTGCATCCTCTTCAGCACCTACCACGTAGCCATCAGAGCTTCCACTTGATAGAATTGGACCAACTTGTTTAAACTTCTCATGGGAGTTTAATGGCCTAAAACCTCCCCGGTAATTTAGCTTCTTTGAGAAAGATTGATTTAGATGATAATAGTTCACAACCCCACTTGTGGAATCAAAATTAGCACAAAGAACTCTACTTTTTCTAAAAGCTGGGAGCTTGGATCCACTAAAACTCGAGCTTTTGACAACAAAGTTCCACCTTAAATtcacaacatcacaacatgACACAGAACTGTAAGAAAGTATTTCCATGCCCAGAAATTGTATTCTGCAAtgacaaaaagaaaatcaaaacactCAGCAAGGAGTTAACTTTACCTTCTACTGCATCAACAACTGAAAAACACAGATTACAGCTCATAACTCCTATGATGTATTACTTGTATAGTTTGTTCAAGTAAATATACATCAAAAGGTGCTGGTATAATCTAAGTTCTGAGACCCAGTTGAAAATAACCAACACCTAATATCCTAATtcccaatatatatatctccttACAAACTAAATAAGCAAAGGGATCACTTTCTTTTGACTAAATAAGCATAGGAAAAACAATTAACAGGAGCAGAACTCATTACAAACCAACAATTCTGAACTTAACAATTGATGtgaaaaaatcaaacaaaagtaGCAATCTTGACGAATCAAACAGCTTCAGCATCATAGTAAAGAGACTAGAAATAGGTATTCACTCGTGGGTTACCTTCAAAATGAGCAGAGAAGGTTCATTAAAGTTTGTGGAAGGTTCAATCTTCTCCAAGTAGTTAGGAGAATGGAGGAAGATccagaaagagagaaaatgatATGCGCGGTTGCTTAAAcgtttcttcttcctttaaaAGCCAAGCGATTAGCTTTGAATGTGTGTTTTATGTAATTTCCCTAAATACCAGAACTCCTCACTCCCCTCCAAACCGACAAAACGACGAcaaaaattccaagtttcagaAAGTTGTGCCAAAATCTTCCAAAAAACCATGCTAGAGCTTCACTTGTTCTCAACTTGATCTGTCTATGTATATCTAGTTATTCTACATCTGTATCGAATTAGTCTAATTTAACGTTATGCATAACAAACGTAGGATCTAGTCTTCCTATACGTATacttatttgtttttcttcaattacgTCGACCATATACGTACATATTCTTGGTCTCCTTACTACCACACAAATTCACTTCACGCCGCCCTTCCTTTAGCTCTTAGTATCAGCTTATTTCAAGGGAGATATTCAATACATGTTTATAAGTTTTCGTCAGTAAAATTAACAAATTTCTCTATAACCGTGTAAAGGTCTCAATTTACAATTGATTGAAATATATGACATAACTTAGCAGTTAGTAGTATGGTATTATTTGAGTTCATATAGACATATATCGTGGTGCATGTAAACTATCATCACCATATTGGTCACTCATAAATCGACTTTTTGACGTATTTACTATAGTCACCTATAGTTGAAAAATTAAGTATAATAAAGGCACATGATTGCGATGTTCGTATAGTCAACCTCAACTTATTAAACCACAAAAAcaataatcaaaaccaaaaacccaaaaaaagaaaaaaaataagaagaaaaaatatgtGAACAAGACAACAGCGGAGGACCAAAGGCCACAAATCCAGTCCCTGCTACTAGGGGTGGACTTTTAgacaccgaaaaaccgaaaaccgaccAAAACCGTACCAAATCAacaccgaaaaaccgaaaccgaataAAATCGATCTATCGGTTCCGGTTTtacatcaaattgaatagttcggtttcggtttgcGGTTTCGTCCGTGTAAAAAACcgatcaaaccgaaccgaattgaatcgacatatatgtatttaatcattaatatttaatatagtAATAGGTGTATATCATGTTTTTATTGACTAAGAATTACATACGATATACATGATTTTACATGATAATGGCCTCGAAATGTCTAACTTAATTGCTCACAGTCTTTAACTCATTAAATATTACGTTTGGTTAATACTCTATCGTAACtttgttgattttatttgttgtttctaATTTATTGCAATCTAGTTTACTTATTTACTACTTTGAAGTACTAAACTTGTAGCTTACTACTTTATTTTGATTGTAACTTTTGTTTTAAGTCAAGTGTGAAAAGTTATTACAAATGATAAGTTattaaccgaaaccgaaccgaattgaaTTATAGGTTAACCGAAACCGTGGTTAATAGATATTTTTGTCAGTTTCGGTTTTGAGAAATACAAAACCGAGAcctcggtttcggttttcggttaaTGCTCTTAAATCAAACCGATGGAACCGAGTCCACCCCTACCTGCTACACCGAATCAAATGTCGCTCGAGTTATGATCATCTGCGCGACCAAAATCGCTTCGTCAAAACACGAAGCGAGACCCGGACACGCCCAATAATATCTCTCTCTGACGTGGCAGATGTGTGGGCGACCATGTGTCGGACGTGAAGAAAAAGGAGGGAAATTCGTCTTTAGGTGATAAGAACCAGAGACGAACTATAGTGTTACGCAAATGGAGCTGTCAGGTTTGGCTTACACGTTATGGAGTTGCATGATTGTGAACGGTGGTTTTCAACGTTTTC
This genomic interval carries:
- the LOC126802200 gene encoding pheophytinase, chloroplastic, whose protein sequence is MEILSYSSVSCCDVVNLRWNFVVKSSSFSGSKLPAFRKSRVLCANFDSTSGVVNYYHLNQSFSKKLNYRGGFRPLNSHEKFKQVGPILSSGSSDGYVVGAEEDANISGTGKSVTKVLIPGVPNESNGEVSAPISSCFWEWKPKFNVHYEKAGSENVGSPPVLFLPGFGVGSFHYEKQMKDLGRDFRVWAIDFLGQGRSLPLEDPAPRAMEEGMSDRNTHAWGFGDESEPWASELVYSIDLWQDQVRYFIEEVIGEPVYLAGNSLGGFVALYFAACNPHLVKGVTLLNATPFWGFVPNPIRSPRLAKMFPWAGTFPLPANVIKLVEFVWQKISDPRSIAQILEQVYADHSTDVDKVFIRIVETAEHPAAAASFASIMFAPQAELSFKEALSRCQTNNIPVCLMYGKEDPWVQPIWGFQVKKQVPEAPFYEISPAGHCPHDEVPEVVNYLLRGWIKNLESQGSVALPLLDTQESTQINIARDLEFIRDGSKKSVKVRFFGSKFSLWDKISSYISSHSGKLKFNS
- the LOC126803192 gene encoding structure-specific endonuclease subunit slx1, producing MMTRLSTTFPSVKFPKPRPSSNSKLSSCSTSQPNIKSEPTTTSSSPSKLKPGSWSVYLILSTNAPIKTYVGVTTDFSRRLKQHNGELKGGAKASRAGRPWVCACLIHGFKDHNEACAIESKWKTLSRSLPRKKKDDNKAEQVNDSSLPLLRHRQAALYKVKNIFDCTHLEIDWKLNPL